A genomic segment from Gossypium hirsutum isolate 1008001.06 chromosome D04, Gossypium_hirsutum_v2.1, whole genome shotgun sequence encodes:
- the LOC107927522 gene encoding telomerase reverse transcriptase isoform X1 — protein MARKRKRSWKAPMVLWQIFKNDARNLAKTIAFIIPRPSPPFTCGRCEGRSCLRCCEDPMSFLIRPDDPLDYVNLLNDCFVVVNGDAPFLDFYPDKRWTQEKLVVRVVEMMSSLRLTASNVICSGFNKRTNSSHIVELLTSSAWGILHERVGDKCMFHLLWHTTIFVPISDKKHLQVAGSPVNYFRKKSKEVKNPQSGRKRKRTYGSKSLSNGEFQGSSIQTAEKQKPFSRPFKWKRDKRHRLHSIPESKEESISRTFCFYEDCLPGSLVCLSNPNQATVPCSCYLMLKAPRKVSNSIEISRQSMFYNMECSSSVLPEGHILNTLVPNFSSSKCLMENIFGLTGANVSSQSVPCSHNVECRLKGSSCLYHKFIKLLKMLIRRARRCNHLKLLEKYCPLPSLDQKAGKSRTIVERSIMDKRGIKRSSGGVAKENHNTPETDNAELESTRPYCLKSQVLEFLWAVCRSLVPPELLGTPSNWRLLKRNIFRFIRLRRFEKFSVMQCMHQLKSLDFPLLSDNSNAWVAKNGSELKFGEAICSEHDIKRELLVNWILWFFSSLVVPLVQANFYVTEGECGKLDVFYYRKPVWQEFIDDAVSCLKGRNYLEMDEAAVRAIIRKRPFGFSRLRLCPKQNGVRLLANLNASSKMLQEKSSKFRCSWMRKSSKARSRIFKSKCVKSPNSVLRGVHAILKGLLLKEPEKLGSTVFDYKDVYTKLRPFIITLKNASTTMPGVPGIFIVAADVSKAFDSVDQDKLLRMMEDVIMEKKYILQQNREIVWLKNHLLVRQSLMLVDETVNLGFTNLVSSVSCRSLSGVVVNQGIFTALLKEHLFSHLYQLLKCNVLQLDKKFYLQKLGIPQGSILSTLLCSLYYGHMEKHVIFPYLEKPLEHSTETLSSRPFDSMDAQNSSEDPVIFPPTYLLLRFVDDFLFISTSKEQASGILSMFRQGFPDYNCYMNQEKFCLNFDIEHQSGILSNRAVTGDDSTLFVPWSGLLINSSTLEILGDYTRYLGKHLSSTLTVRWRGQPGNHLKHKLFSFMRPKCHSIFFDSSINSASVVRLNIYQAFLLSAMKFHCYVSELSDFFRPCRQYCLKIILKSFRHMHRLIEKQMALGRLSSGLCWDRKHKVVRDEVEWLGLTAFIEVLKRKQSRHKALLSMLRSKFFCHRITGKESSELRYAVERSHSSCLWKIKY, from the exons ATGGCGAGGAAGAGAAAACGAAGCTGGAAAGCCCCAATGGTTTTATGGCAAATCTTCAAAAACGATGCCAGAAACTTAGCCAAAACCATCGCGTTTATAATCCCTCGGCCTTCGCCTCCCTTTACTTGCGGCCGTTGCGAAGGTCGTTCTTGTCTTCGATGCTGTGAAGATCccatgtcttttcttattcgaCCTGACGACCCTTTGGATTACGTCAATCTTCTCAATGATTGTTTTGTTGTTGTTAATGGAGATGCCCCTTTTCTTGACTTTTATCCCGATAAACGTTGGACTCAAGAAAAG CTTGTCGTAAGGGTTGTTGAGATGATGTCATCTCTAAGACTCACGGCTTCTAATGTAATATGTTCTGGTTTTAACAAG CGTACTAATTCAAGCCACATTGTCGAGCTTTTGACGTCTTCAGCATGGGGTATTCTCCATGAAAGG GTTGGGGATAAGTGCATGTTTCATCTACTGTGGCATACAACAATATTTGTGCCCATTTCTGACAAGAAACACCTCCAAGTTGCGGGTTCTCCTGTCAATTATTTTCGCAAGAAGTCAAAGGAAGTGAAAAATCCTCAATCTG GAAGGAAAAGGAAACGAACTTATGGTAGCAAATCTCTTTCCAATGGAGAATTTCAAGGAAGTTCAATTCAGACTGCAGAGAAGCAAAAACCATTTTCAAGACCATTTAAATGGAAACGTGACAAGAGGCACCGACTACACAGCATTCCAGAATCCAAAGAGGAGTCAATCTCCAGAACCTTTTGCTTTTATGAAGATTGCTTACCTGGGAGTCTCGTGTGCCTCTCCAACCCCAATCAG GCAACAGTTCCATGTTCCTGTTACTTGATGCTAAAAGCTCCCCGCAAAGTCTCGAATTCAATTGAGATTAGCAGGCAATCTATGTTCTATAACATGGAATGTTCTTCATCTGTTCTTCCAGAAGGAC ATATACTAAATACCTTGGTACCAAACTTTTCAAGCTCGAAGTGTCTCATGGAGAATATTTTTGGCTTGACTGGTGCAAATGTAAGCAGTCAATCAGTTCCATGCTCCCACAATGTCGAATGTCGTCTCAAAGGATCTTCTTGCCT GTATCACAAATTTATCAAGTTGCTAAAGATGCTCATACGCAGAGCCAGGCGTTGCAATCACTTAAAATTGTTGGAGAAGTATTGTCCCTTACCATCTTTGGATCAAAAGGCTGGAAAGTCTAGAACAATAGTTGAG AGAAGCATAATGGACAAAAGAGGGATCAAGCGATCCAGTGGTGGTGTTGCCAAAGAAAACCATAATACTCCAGAAACGGATAATGCAGAGCTCGAGTCAACCAGGCCTTATTGCTTAAAGAGTCAGGTACTTGAATTTTTGTGGGCTGTTTGTAGAAGTTTGGTTCCTCCAGAATTGCTAGGAACTCCTTCTAATTGGAGATTGCTAAAGAGAAATATTTTCAGATTTATTCGGTTGAGAAGATTTGAGAAGTTCTCAGTAATGCAATGCATGCATCAGTTAAAATCCTTAGATTTCCCCCTTTTATCGGATAACAGTAATGCTTGGGTGGCGAAGAATGGTTCAGAGTTGAAATTTGGTGAAGCAATTTGTAGCGAACATGATATTAAGCGCGAACTACTTGTCAACTGGATTTTATGGTTTTTTTCATCTCTAGTGGTGCCATTGGTGCAAGCCAACTTCTATGTCACAGAAGGTGAGTGTGGGAAACTTGATGTTTTTTATTATCGCAAACCTGTTTGGCAGGAGTTCATAGATGATGCTGTTAGTTGCTTGAAAGGTCGAAATTATCTTGAAATGGATGAGGCTGCTGTTAGAGCTATAATAAGAAAAAGGCCTTTTGGTTTCTCGAGGCTGAGGCTTTGTCCAAAACAAAATGGAGTTAGATTGTTGGCAAATCTCAATGCATCCTCAAAAATGCTGCAGGAAAAATCCTCAAAATTTCGATGTTCTTGGATGCGCAAAAGTTCAAAAGCTCGATCAAGAATATTCAAGTCCAAGTGTGTTAAGTCGCCAAACTCTGTACTTCGTGGCGTACATGCAATTCTAAAAGGTTTACTGTTGAAAGAACCTGAGAAGTTAGGGTCAACGGTGTTTGATTATAAAGATGTCTACACGAAGTTACGTCCTTTTATAATCACTCTAAAGAATGCATCAACAACTATGCCTGGTGTGCCTGGTATATTTATTGTTGCTGCTGATGTTTCCAAGGCATTTGATTCAGTTGATCAAGATAAGCTGCTTAGGATGATGGAAGATGTcataatggaaaaaaaatacaTCTTACAACAAAATCGTGAAATTGTGTGGTTAAAAAACCATTTGTTGGTTCGCCAGAGTCTCATGTTGGTGGATGAGACTGTCAACCTGGGTTTTACAAACTTAGTGTCTTCTGTCTCATGCCGCTCATTGTCTGGTGTCGTCGTTAATCAG GGGATATTCACAGCGCTTTTAAAGGAACATCTATTCTCTCATCTGTATCAGCTTTTGAAATGCAATGTGCTTCAATTGGATAAGAAGTTTTATTTGCAAAAGTTGGGGATACCTCAAGGAAGTATCTTGTCCACTCTGCTTTGCTCATTATATTATGGGCATATGGAGAAGCATGTGATCTTTCCATATCTTGAAAAACCTCTTGAACATTCTACTGAAACTTTGTCCTCAAGGCCTTTTGATTCCATGGATGCTCAGAATTCTAGTGAGGATCCAGTGATCTTTCCCCCTACTTATTTGCTTCTAAGATTTGTTGATGATTTTCTTTTCATATCAACTTCGAAAGAGCAGGCTAGTGGCATTTTGTCCATGTTCCGTCAAGGATTTCCGGATTACAACTGCTACATGAATCAGGAAAAATTCTGTCTAAACTTTGACATTGAACATCAATCTGGGATTTTATCAAATAGGGCTGTTACAGGTGATGATAGTACCTTGTTTGTTCCGTGGAGCGGGTTGCTTATAAACTCCAGCACTTTAGAAATTCTGGGTGATTATACAAG GTATTTAGGTAAGCATTTAAGTTCCACTCTCACTGTCCGATGGAGAGGACAACCAGGCAATCATCTAAAGCATAAGCTGTTCAGCTTCATGAGACCAAAATGCCATTCCATATTCTTTGATTCAAGTATCAATTCCGCATCTGTTGTCAGATTGAACATCTATCAAGCTTTTCTGTTGAGTGCAATGAAGTTCCATTGTTATGTCTCTGAATTATCGGACTTTTTCCGACCTTGCAGACAATATTGTCTGAAAATCATCCTAAAGTCCTTCAG GCACATGCACAGGCTGATAGAGAAACAAATGGCATTGGGTAGATTGAGTTCCGGATTGTGTTGGGATCGTAAGCATAAAGTGGTGAGGGATGAAGTTGAATGGTTGGGATTAACTGCATTCATCGAGGTGTTAAAGAGAAAGCAGTCAAGGCACAAAGCATTGCTGTCGATGTTGAGATCCAAGTTCTTTTGTCACAGAATCACAGGTAAGGAATCATCTGAATTAAGATATGCAGTTGAAAGATCACATTCTTCTTGTTTGTGGAAAATCAAGTATTAG